Sequence from the Kribbella aluminosa genome:
GACGGCAACGATCCACTGCACTTCACCGACCTCAACGGCGGGCAGCCGGTCCTGTACTCCGCTTTGGGTGAACGTGGGGTGCGGGACCCGCACGTCGTACGCTCGCCGGACGGTCAGCGGTTCTACCTCGTCGCGACCGACCTGCGGCTGTACGACAGTCTCGACTGGGACCGGCATCAGCGGAACGGGAGCCGGTCGATCATGATCTGGGAGTCGCCGGACCTGGTGAACTGGGGAGAAGGCCGGCTCGTCGACGTTGCGCCGCCCGAGGCCGGCAACGCTTGGGCCCCGGAGGCGGTCTGGGACCCGGACCAGGACGCATACCTGGTCCACTGGTCGTCGACGCTGTACGACGACGCCGAGCACACCGGCCAGAGCTACAACCGGATCATGTGCGCGACCACCCGCGACTTCCGCGAGTTCTCCGAGCCGCGCGTGTGGATCGACCGGGGCTGGCAGACCATCGACGCCACGGTGATCGAGCACGACGGCGTCTACTACCGCTTCCTGAAGGACGAGCGGGGCCGGAGCAGCGACGTACCACTTGGCAAGTCGATCTTCTGTGAAGCCGCGACCTCCCTGACCGCGGCCGACTGGAAGCCGGTTGCCGAGGGCATCGGTCTGGGCGCGATCACCCAAGGCGAAGGTCCGCTGGTCTACAAGTCCAGCACCGAAGACAAGTGGTACCTGTGGATCGACGAGTTCACGCCCGACCGGCGCTATGTCCCCTTCGAGACAACCGAACTGGCCAGCGGCCGCTGGACCCCGTGCGAGACCCACCACCTACCGCCCGACCCCTGCCACGGCGCCGTACTACCCCTGACCGCCGACGAGTACAACCGCCTGGCGAGCCGCGCCGCTCGACCTCCAGCAGGCCCGACTCAGGGCACTAATAGGTAGCGCGGCCGCCGCTGATGTCGTAGAGGGCTCCGGTCGAGAAGGTGACCTCCTCGGAAGCGAGCCAGGACACGAGCGCGGCGACTTCCTCCGCTCGACCGATTCGGCGCATCGGTATGAGGCTCGTAATGTGCTCCAGGACCTCAGGTGTGGTCTGCGCGTTCATCGGAGTGGCGATGACGGCCGGGGCGATCGCGTTGACCAGAACGCCGGTGGTCGCCAGTTCCTTGCCGGAGGACTTCGTGAGCGCGATGACGGCCGCCTTCGACGACGAATAGACGGACAGGTTGGGGTTGCCGTCCTTGCCCGCCATACTCGCGAAGTTCACGACACGTCCCCAGCCGCGCTCGACCATGCCTGGCACGAAGGCGCGCATGGTGTTGACGACCCCGAGCACGTTGACCTCGAAGACGGCCCGCCAGCTGTCCGGATCCGTTTCCAGCAGGGGAGCATTGGGCCCCACGATCCCGGCGGAGTTGACCAGGATGTCCACGGGCCCGATCTCGGTCGACGTACGATCCACCGCTTCGGCGTCTGTGACATCGACTCTGTGGTCGGCGCCTTCGGTGATGTCGACGGTGACGACCTCGAGCCCATCGGCTCGGAGGCGGGCGGCGGTTGCCGCCCCCAGCCCGCTGCATCCACCCGTGACAACTGCTCGTCGTGTCGTGGCCATCGAACCTCCAGGTGGATCGTGCGCGCGGAGCTGCGTCATACCTTTGGGCGCGTTCGGCGTTTGCGCGGGCCGGAGCTGTCGGCCGGAACGGTCGATCGCCGGATGATCAGCTGAGGCTCGAGCAACTGATGCCGGTGGACGTGATCGGGGCCTTCGTCGATCTCGTCGATCAGCATGCTGACGGCAGTACGGCCGAGCAACGCCCGTGGCTGGCGGATCGAGGTCAGCGGGACGACGGCCGCCTCGGCCCAGACCAGATCGTCGAAGCCGATCAGGCTGATGTCGCGGGGCACCTCGATGCCGTGCAGCTGAAGCTCCGCGAGAAGGCCCAGCGCCAGCAGATCGTTGGCGCAGAACAGGGCGTCCGGGCGGTCCTTCGCACGTCGTGCGGCCAGAGCGCGGCCGACCTCGCGTCCGGCTTCCATCGTCCAGGCCGTCGCGTCGACCAGTTCGATGGCGTCACCCGCCGACGCCGTCGAGGTGAATCCTTCGACGAAGCCTCGGTATCTGTCCTGAACTTGGCGGGAGATCTTCAGTGAGCCGACGAACGCCGGCCGGCGTGCGCCGATGCCGGCGAGGTGTTCGCCGGCCAGTCGTCCGCCTCGGTGGTCGTCGGTCGCCAGCCAGCAACACGGCAGGCCCGACGAGACGCGGTCGACGTGCACGATCGGCAGGCCGATCTCCTTGAGTTGACCGAGTCTGGCGTTCTGCTCGTCGACCGGCGTGATCATGATGCCCTGGACACGTAACTGGGCCAGCAGATCCAGGTTCTGCTCCTCGCGACCGGGATCCTCGCCGTTGTGGCAGATCACCATGCCGACGCCGAGTTCCTTCGCCTTGGCTTCCGCGCCCAGGGCGATGTCGACGAAGAACGGATTGCCCATGTCCGCCAGGGCGAGCCCGAGGGTGCGCTCGCGCCCGATCCGGTACTGCCGGGCGGTGCTGGTGGGCGCGAAGCCCAAGGCGGTGATGGCTCGTTCGACCTTGGCTCTGGTGTCGGCGTTCACATAGGACGGTCTGTTCAGCACATTGCTGACCGTGCCGACGGACACCCCGGCCGCTCGTGCTACGTCGCGAATTGTCGCCACTCTGTTTCCTTCACCTACCTTGTGATCGACACACTACTTCGTGAACTCGACCGCGCAGCTGACGAACACCTCGGGCGATGCCACCTGGAAGCTCACGGTGTCATCGGCAACGAGGAAGTCGAACGTCCCGCCGGTCGCCGTATCGACTACCTGTTTCACGTTCCGCCCCTCACAGGCCAGTGTGATCGTGGCCTGCGTGGCCGCGCCCGTGGGCTCCTCGGTCCATTGCAGGACCGAGATCACCACCCGGTCCCGATCGGGCTGGTCGGCTCCGATCACCCAAACATCGGGGTGGGCCTCGGCGGCAAGTCGCGGGCGCAGCTCGAGGACTTCGCGCAGGATCACGGCCAAGAACTCCTGGTGCGCCTCGCTGCGTTCGGATTCGATAGCGCAGGTGGAATAGACCGCCGTACCCGCGCCATAGCGATTCACCACCAGCGTGGGGTTCTCAGGAGATTCCTGCCACGGGGGAGAGGAGTGAATGCTGGCGAAGTCGTGCCCCGGTGCGGAGCGCGGGGTGGGATAGCCGTACGGAAGGTTCAGCGTTGCCAGTGCTTCGCCGCCGCTGAGTCGCACGCGGGGAGTCCAGCCGCGTACGGGCGTGGCCGGAAGGTACGGGTCGGCGCCACTGGCCGCCGTCAGGCTCTCGGTCGCGGGGCGGTAGTAGATCCCCTCCCCGTCCTCGACGCCGATCATCGAGCAGCCGAAGACGTCGGCCAGCAGGAAGTCGTCCAGCCGGCGGCCGTCGGCCTGCAGCAGGCCGGCCCCACCGCTCGCGTACACCGCGCCTCCGCGTCGGACGAACTGCCGGACCACCTCGCACGCCTCATCGGTCAGGCGGACCGCTTCCGGCAGGACGAGGACTTTGAACTTGTCGATCCTGGTCGCGAGCGTTTTGTGCGTCAGTACGCCGAACGGGACGTGCAGCCGGCGCAGCATGCGGCTGATCCCGATGACCGCACGTTGGTGCGGAGTCGACGGGCCTCCGGTGCCTTCGTGGCCGCCGACCTGGGTCGGGTCGATGCGCGACGCGTCGGAGTACAGGACGGCGACATCTTCGAGAGGCTCGCCGCCGGTCCACCGATCGAACACCTTGGTCTTGGTGAAGACCTGGCCGATCCGGTCGTAGGTCCTCGGGTTGAGGTTGCCGCTGGGGTCGATGGCGTCGATGAACAGGAACGCCGATCCGTAGGCCACCGCGGCACAGGCCTCGATCAGCATCTCGTGCTCGGACTTGGTGCTGCAATGGTGATTGAGGTTGGTGGTGCGCGAGGTCATGAACTCGGTCAGCTCGCCCGGGGCCAGGTTGCGCATCAGCGCCAGGACGAAGGTCTCCTGATCCCGCCCGCCGTACAGGTCGCCGGCGGCGAAGGTGTCGAGTTGCGCGTGATCGGACTGCTGCCCGTGGAACCAGCCGTTCAATCCGGGCGCCAGGTTGTGGGTGACCGCGAGGTCAGGTCGCACCTCACGTGCGGCGTCGCGCAGTACGACGAAGAACTCGGCGATCCAGCGCTCGCGGGCGGCCTGGAACGCGCACCAGGTCGAGTCTTGCCAGTCGACCCGTTCGGGCAGTTCCAGCCCGGTCTCCGCGCGGAACTTCGCCGCGCAGGTTTCGCAGACGCAGATCGCCGTCCAGAACGCCATGTCCAGCCAGAGGGCATCGAAGTCGTAGCGCTCCACCAGGGCGGCGATCTGGGTCATTTCGTACTGGCGATACTCGAGGTGGTTGGCGCACATCGTGACGTAGCGTCCCGTCCACCCTCGGGTGGGGTAGGAGTCCATCGGCTGGGTGCGCCATTCCGGGTGCCGTTCGCCGGCCCAGTTGTCGAAGATGACGCTGTGGTAGGCAGCGACGCCGATGCCGCGATCCTCCAGGGCCTGCTTCGTCTCACCGACCAGATCGCGGTGGCCGGCGGCGGGGTGGATTCCGCCGACCGGCGTCGGCCAGTAGCTCAGACCCACATGCGACTTGCAGTAGATCAGAGCACCATCAGCCCCGGCCCGGGCGTACAGTTCGGCCAGGTCTTCCGGCTCGTACGATCGCAGGAAGGCCGGGTCCCAGCCGGGGATGTGCATGTCCAGCAGCATCCGCCGGCGAGCACGCAAGTACGACGGCACCTGGCGCTCCTCTCTGACCGTCATGCAGTGGTCATTGGTTCATTGAACCACCGACCCTAGGCCGTTCTCTCCACAGTCGTCAAGGGCGCCTGGCGGCGTCCGGTCAGCGCGGTTCTCGAATGCGATCCGAACGATTGACGGGGGATCGGCCGACGCCTAGCATCGCGGTTCAATGAACCTATTGGAGGCGATCATGGCGAAGAAAGTGGGGCCGGCGCGGGCACTGGACGCCGGAGAGGGGGTCGTTCGCCTGGCTCCGACCTGGGTGCCGCGCTCGTTCTGTACGCCCGGGCAGCGGATCCGGCTCCATCCCGACGACTACTTCGCGCTCGGCCCGCGGCGAGGTGGCATCAACGAGCGCTGGCTCTCGTCGGCGGTCCGAGCCGACAACGGTGAGCTGACCGGGCCGGATGAGGGCTTGAGCATGGTCGTCGATCCAGAGGGCCTGGTGCCGTTCGACGAGTTCGTCGCGGCTCATGGGGCTGCTCTGGTCGGTGAACGGTTGTGGCGGCAGTACCGGCGATGGCCGATGTACTCGAAGTTCTTCGACAACCAGCGAGCGCTCCCACTCCATGTGCATCACCGCGACCACCACGCTGCCCTCGTCGACAAGCCGGGCAAGCCCGAGGCCTACTACTACCCACCACAGCTGAACGCGACCTTGGGGGAGCAGCCGATCTCGTACCTGGGGCTCCAGCCCGGCACCTCGAAAGACCGGGTCCTCGATCGGCTGAAGGGGTTCGGCCGCGGTGGCGACAACCGGATCACCGATCTCTCGCTCGGCTACCGAACCCAGCTGGGCACCGGATGGGACATCCCCGGAGGCGTCCTGCATGCGCCGGCCAGCGTCTGCACGTACGAACCGCAGGCCGACTGTGACGTCTTCTCGATGTTCGAATCGTGGAGCAACGAGCGCGAGGTGCCAGAAGAACTGCTGTGGAAGGACATCCCCGGCCCTCGACGTGGCGACCACGAGTTCCTGGTCGAACTGCTGGACTGGGAGGCGAACGTCGACCCGGACTTCTTTGCGAACCGGTTCATGGCTCCGCGCCCGACCGTCCAGTCCCGCGCCGACGGCGAGGACGACTACATGGAGAAGTGGATCGTCTATCGATCGCCACGCTTCAGCGCGAAGGAACTCACCGTGTTCCCCGGCCGAAGCGTGACGATCACCGAGACGGACGCGTACGGCGCGATCGTCGTCCAGGGGCGCGGAACGCTCGGATCGTTCGACGTCTCCGCTCCGACGCTGATCCACTACGGCGAACTCACCCAGGACGAGCTGTTCGTGTCGGCGCCGGCGGCATCCGCCGGCATCCGGGTGACCAACACCGACCCGCTCGAATCGCTGGTCGTCCTCAAGCACTTCGGACCAGGCAACGAACAACTCGTCGCGGATCGGCCGACGGCTCTCGTCTCAGCTCCGGACAACGGCACCGGCGGTCGCTGACACGCCACGCGGCGGCGACCTCGAAGGGTGCCCGCGGCGCTTGTGCGACGGCGTCTCCCACCCCTCCGGTGCCGTGAAAAGGGCACGCCAGGACACTCGGCGGCCCGGCTCGATCCGAGGTCTTGACACCCTCTGGCGCCACTATTAATCTCTGGTTCAATGAACCATATCAATTAACCAAAGAGGCTCGATGACGATGCTGCAAACAAGTGATTCTCCCCGCCGGGGCCGGGGTGTGAATTCGTTCGCATCCGCTCGGCGTCAGGTTCGGGAATCCACGTCGGATCGAGCCCTCACGGTCGTCAGCGCCGGTGTGGTCGGCGCTTTTGCGGTGGCGATTCTGTATCCCTTGATCTATGTGATCAGTTCATCGTTCTCTTCCGGCGCGGCGATCAATTCGGGAGCAGTGAAACTTCTCCCGGTCGATCCGAATCTCGACGCCTATCGGCAGATCTTCGACTCCCCGGCATTCGTGACCGGATTCATCAACTCGCTGATCTATTCGATCGCCGGCGCCGTGCTGGGTACGGTGCTCACGGTGCTGGCTGCCTATCCGCTGTCCCGCGCCGACCTCGACGGCCGCAAGACCATCTTGTTCGCCCTGCTCGTGCCCACCTTGTTCTCGGCCGGCATCATCCCCACCTACATGGTGGTCCGGGACCTGCACCTGCTGAACACGCGGTGGGCGATCATCCTGCCCGGCGCGATGAGCATGTTCAACGTGATCATCACCCTGGCGTTCTACCAGGTGACGATTCCCGAGGAACTGCTGGAGGCGTCCAGGCTGGATGGGGCCAACGACTTCCAGTTCCTGCTCCGGGTCGTCCTTCCGCTGTCGAAACCGATCCTCGCGGTCAATTTGCTCTTCTATGCCATCGGGCAGTGGAACGGCTGGTTCACGTCCCTGATCTACCTCACCAACGAGCATCTGTTCCCGCTCCAACTGGTGCTGCGGCAGATCCTCCTGCAGAACCAGGTGACGGCTGACCAGATGGGATCCGACGCGGCCGCCCTGGTGGCTCAGAAGGAGCTGTTCGACAAACTCAAGTACGCGCTGCTGGCGGTCGCGATGCTGCCGCCGCTGATCGCCTTTCCCTTCGTCCAGAAACACTTCGTCCGTGGCGCCTTGCTGGGGTCACTGAAATGACGGCGAGAGACGTGCATCCAGAGGTGTCGAGCTCGCGGCGCAGTCTGGCCCGGCGGCGGATCAAGCGGAACTGGCGTCTGTACGTCATGCTGCTCCCGCCGGTGATCTTCGCCGTGCTCTTCTTGTACTGGCCGCTCTACGGCATGCAGATGGCGTTCAAGGACTTCTCGGTCGCGAACGGGATCAACGGCAGTCCTTGGGTTGGCCTGAAGTACTTCCGGACCTTTGTCGACTCGTATCAGTTCTGGCCGACGATCAAGAACACCATAATTCTCAACTTCTACGAGCTGCTCGCCGGATTCCCGATACCGATCGTTCTCGCCCTGCTGCTGAACTCGCTGCGGTCGGCGCTGTACCGGCGCGGTGTCCAGCTGATCTTGTTCGCGCCACATTTCCTCTCCACCGTCGTCGTGGTGGGCATCATGGTGATGCTGCTCGATCCGCACGGCGGACTGATCAATCAGGCGACCGGGTTCTTCGGTGCCGGGCCGATCGACTTCCTCGGCGAGCCAAGCCTGTTCCGGCACATCTTCGTCTGGTCGGGTGTCTGGCAGTCCGCCGGCTATTCGATGGTGATCTACCTGGCCGCGCTGGCCGGCATCGATCCGCAGCTGCACGAGGCGGCCAAGGTCGACGGCGCGAGCAGGCTGCGGCGAATCTGGCACATCGACCTGCCGGGAATCCTGCCGGTGACGGTGGTCCTGCTCGTGCTGAACATGGGCTCGATCCTCAGTACCGGCTTCGAAAAGGTCCTGCTCATGCAGAACAGCCTGAACGTCGGGGTGTCCGAGGTGATCGACACCTACGTCTACAAAGTGGGGCTGCAGTCCAGCATCCCCCAGTTCTCGTACGCCACCGCGATCGGCGTGTTCAAGTCCGTCACCGCCCTCGCGCTACTGCTCTGCGCCAATTGGCTGGCCCGCAGGATCTCCCGCCACAGCCTGTTCTGATCACAGACCTGACAAGGAACCCCACATGACTATCGATGCATTCCGACTGAATCGGCGCCGCCTCCTGGGCTGGGGGGCCGCGTCCGGAGTGGCAGGCGGCTTGGGGCTGACGGCCACCGGTTGTACCTCGAAGAGCACACCCGACAGTCCGAAGGGCGCAGGGCCGAACGGGGTGAACATGACCCCGGGAGCCGCCACCGAGGGTGTGTTCTACCCGGAGAACTACGTCGGGCCGAGGGCGACGGTCAAGCAGCCCTTCGCCGGGGCCGATGCGCCCACGTTCAAGGTGGTCGTCCCGAACGACGTCACCACCGTCGGTGACTGGAACAAGAACAAGTTCAGCGCCTGGTTGAAGGCGCGGACCGGCCTCAACGTCGAGTACCTGACGGTGTCGATCGACGGCGGGGACATGACCAAGGTGAACGCGATGATCGGCTCGGGCGACCTGCCGGATGCGTTCCTGAACATCCCCTTCACCGCCGACCAGGTATCGCTGTACGGGTCACAGGGCGTCTTCGTTGCCTTGGACGACTATCTGGCGCGGACCATCGAACTCAAGCAAGCGATGTCCGACTACCCGGACCTGGCCACGCTGAGCAAGTCCGCGGACGGGCACACGTACGTGTTCCCGGCCCTGAACGACTGCCGCCAGTGCCGCGCGATCGGCGGCCGGGCCTGGGTGAACCGCACGTTCCTGGACGCGGTCGGGCTGAAGTCGCCCAGCACCACGGCCGAGTTCCGTACGCTGCTGCAGGCGTTCAAGACCAAGAACCCGAACGGCAAGGGTGACGCCATCCCTTTCGTGGCCGGGGCGAACAGCGCGATCGATGTGTTCTTCATGAACGCGTTCCTCTACAACCCCGGCAAGCCCTGGTTGCGACTGGACAACGGCAAGGTGGACTTCGTCGCGGCGAAGGACGAGTGGCGCGAGGGGCTGCGTTACCTCCGCAGCCTCAACTCCGACGGAACGCTCACCCAGGACACCTTCACCATGACGGACCAGGCTTTGCAGAAGCTGGGCGACAACCCCGGCCACGCACTGATCGGCGTGGCCCGCTCCCACTTCTGGGGCAGCTTCATGACCGTCGACCCCAAGCCGGACGCGCGCTGGCGCGACTACGTGCCGATCTCGGCATTGGCCGGACCGGCGAATGTGCGGAACTTCGCCTGGAACCACTACCAGCCGTATTCGGCCGGCGTACTCAGCCAGTTGGTGATCACGAAGAACTGTTCGAAGCCCGAGCTGCTGGTGATGTGGGCCGACTACCAGCTCGAACTCGAAGCGATCATGCGCAGCGCCTGGGGGGACAAGGGCCGCGACTGGACCTGGTCGCCCAAGGGCGCGAAGGATCTGGCCGGTACACAGGCGACGTGGAAGCAGTTCGTCGGCGGATCGGAAGCGTCCGTACGCGCCGGCACCGGCTGGAACCAGCACGGAGTCCTGTACCGCTCGTCGGGCTTCCGGCTCGGCGAGGAGGCGGATCCCAAGAATCCGCCGTTCGCGGCGGTCCTGGACGAGGCGACGGTCAAGGCCTACCAGCCGTACGCCGTGAAGAAGGACTGGCAACTTCCGCCGTT
This genomic interval carries:
- a CDS encoding glycoside hydrolase family 43 protein codes for the protein MTTYAGYLYVHFKRESANGEQIYFALSDGNDPLHFTDLNGGQPVLYSALGERGVRDPHVVRSPDGQRFYLVATDLRLYDSLDWDRHQRNGSRSIMIWESPDLVNWGEGRLVDVAPPEAGNAWAPEAVWDPDQDAYLVHWSSTLYDDAEHTGQSYNRIMCATTRDFREFSEPRVWIDRGWQTIDATVIEHDGVYYRFLKDERGRSSDVPLGKSIFCEAATSLTAADWKPVAEGIGLGAITQGEGPLVYKSSTEDKWYLWIDEFTPDRRYVPFETTELASGRWTPCETHHLPPDPCHGAVLPLTADEYNRLASRAARPPAGPTQGTNR
- a CDS encoding SDR family NAD(P)-dependent oxidoreductase, with product MATTRRAVVTGGCSGLGAATAARLRADGLEVVTVDITEGADHRVDVTDAEAVDRTSTEIGPVDILVNSAGIVGPNAPLLETDPDSWRAVFEVNVLGVVNTMRAFVPGMVERGWGRVVNFASMAGKDGNPNLSVYSSSKAAVIALTKSSGKELATTGVLVNAIAPAVIATPMNAQTTPEVLEHITSLIPMRRIGRAEEVAALVSWLASEEVTFSTGALYDISGGRATY
- a CDS encoding LacI family DNA-binding transcriptional regulator, producing the protein MATIRDVARAAGVSVGTVSNVLNRPSYVNADTRAKVERAITALGFAPTSTARQYRIGRERTLGLALADMGNPFFVDIALGAEAKAKELGVGMVICHNGEDPGREEQNLDLLAQLRVQGIMITPVDEQNARLGQLKEIGLPIVHVDRVSSGLPCCWLATDDHRGGRLAGEHLAGIGARRPAFVGSLKISRQVQDRYRGFVEGFTSTASAGDAIELVDATAWTMEAGREVGRALAARRAKDRPDALFCANDLLALGLLAELQLHGIEVPRDISLIGFDDLVWAEAAVVPLTSIRQPRALLGRTAVSMLIDEIDEGPDHVHRHQLLEPQLIIRRSTVPADSSGPRKRRTRPKV
- a CDS encoding alpha-amylase family protein produces the protein MTVREERQVPSYLRARRRMLLDMHIPGWDPAFLRSYEPEDLAELYARAGADGALIYCKSHVGLSYWPTPVGGIHPAAGHRDLVGETKQALEDRGIGVAAYHSVIFDNWAGERHPEWRTQPMDSYPTRGWTGRYVTMCANHLEYRQYEMTQIAALVERYDFDALWLDMAFWTAICVCETCAAKFRAETGLELPERVDWQDSTWCAFQAARERWIAEFFVVLRDAAREVRPDLAVTHNLAPGLNGWFHGQQSDHAQLDTFAAGDLYGGRDQETFVLALMRNLAPGELTEFMTSRTTNLNHHCSTKSEHEMLIEACAAVAYGSAFLFIDAIDPSGNLNPRTYDRIGQVFTKTKVFDRWTGGEPLEDVAVLYSDASRIDPTQVGGHEGTGGPSTPHQRAVIGISRMLRRLHVPFGVLTHKTLATRIDKFKVLVLPEAVRLTDEACEVVRQFVRRGGAVYASGGAGLLQADGRRLDDFLLADVFGCSMIGVEDGEGIYYRPATESLTAASGADPYLPATPVRGWTPRVRLSGGEALATLNLPYGYPTPRSAPGHDFASIHSSPPWQESPENPTLVVNRYGAGTAVYSTCAIESERSEAHQEFLAVILREVLELRPRLAAEAHPDVWVIGADQPDRDRVVISVLQWTEEPTGAATQATITLACEGRNVKQVVDTATGGTFDFLVADDTVSFQVASPEVFVSCAVEFTK
- a CDS encoding carbohydrate ABC transporter permease — its product is MTMLQTSDSPRRGRGVNSFASARRQVRESTSDRALTVVSAGVVGAFAVAILYPLIYVISSSFSSGAAINSGAVKLLPVDPNLDAYRQIFDSPAFVTGFINSLIYSIAGAVLGTVLTVLAAYPLSRADLDGRKTILFALLVPTLFSAGIIPTYMVVRDLHLLNTRWAIILPGAMSMFNVIITLAFYQVTIPEELLEASRLDGANDFQFLLRVVLPLSKPILAVNLLFYAIGQWNGWFTSLIYLTNEHLFPLQLVLRQILLQNQVTADQMGSDAAALVAQKELFDKLKYALLAVAMLPPLIAFPFVQKHFVRGALLGSLK
- a CDS encoding ABC transporter permease; the protein is MTARDVHPEVSSSRRSLARRRIKRNWRLYVMLLPPVIFAVLFLYWPLYGMQMAFKDFSVANGINGSPWVGLKYFRTFVDSYQFWPTIKNTIILNFYELLAGFPIPIVLALLLNSLRSALYRRGVQLILFAPHFLSTVVVVGIMVMLLDPHGGLINQATGFFGAGPIDFLGEPSLFRHIFVWSGVWQSAGYSMVIYLAALAGIDPQLHEAAKVDGASRLRRIWHIDLPGILPVTVVLLVLNMGSILSTGFEKVLLMQNSLNVGVSEVIDTYVYKVGLQSSIPQFSYATAIGVFKSVTALALLLCANWLARRISRHSLF
- a CDS encoding extracellular solute-binding protein is translated as MTPGAATEGVFYPENYVGPRATVKQPFAGADAPTFKVVVPNDVTTVGDWNKNKFSAWLKARTGLNVEYLTVSIDGGDMTKVNAMIGSGDLPDAFLNIPFTADQVSLYGSQGVFVALDDYLARTIELKQAMSDYPDLATLSKSADGHTYVFPALNDCRQCRAIGGRAWVNRTFLDAVGLKSPSTTAEFRTLLQAFKTKNPNGKGDAIPFVAGANSAIDVFFMNAFLYNPGKPWLRLDNGKVDFVAAKDEWREGLRYLRSLNSDGTLTQDTFTMTDQALQKLGDNPGHALIGVARSHFWGSFMTVDPKPDARWRDYVPISALAGPANVRNFAWNHYQPYSAGVLSQLVITKNCSKPELLVMWADYQLELEAIMRSAWGDKGRDWTWSPKGAKDLAGTQATWKQFVGGSEASVRAGTGWNQHGVLYRSSGFRLGEEADPKNPPFAAVLDEATVKAYQPYAVKKDWQLPPLVFEQSAAARNADILASMTNEVQKALAEFSLGKRNIDSDSDWASYTEALKKMGVDELVGNYQKAYDSRPR